In one Ictalurus furcatus strain D&B chromosome 10, Billie_1.0, whole genome shotgun sequence genomic region, the following are encoded:
- the fam163ab gene encoding protein FAM163A: MTAGTVVITGGILATVILLCIIVVLCYCRLQYYCCKQNGSDPDSPSYSEAQFSCDVCRPQGMDGSSVSPLSMSPEVAHSSCPTCSSFYSNSFYLHNRDETRNGAERIAYMLPSTHSTSLSSHTFPDFYCNTHAISTDV, encoded by the exons ATGACAGCGGGAACTGTTGTCATAACTGGAGGAATACTCGCAACGGTGATACTGCTGTGTATCATTGTAGTGCTCTGCTACTGCCGACTCCAG taTTACTGCTGTAAGCAGAATGGATCTGACCCAGACTCCCCTTCTTACTCTGAGGCCCAGTTCTCCTGTGATGTCTGCAGACCTCAAGGTATGGATGGGTCCAGTGTCTCTCCCCTGTCTATGTCTCCTGAAGTGGCCCACAGCTCCTGCCCCACCTGCTCCTCCTTCTACAGCAACTCCTTCTACCTCCACAACAGGGACGAGACACGCAACGGGGCTGAGCGCATTGCCTACATGCTGCCCTCCACACACAGCACCTCGCTGagctcacacactttccccgaCTTCTACTGCAACACACACGCCATCAGCACTGACGTCTGA